In Curtobacterium sp. L6-1, a genomic segment contains:
- a CDS encoding Nif3-like dinuclear metal center hexameric protein, whose translation MPTLRELQSVVESLWPAAGAESWDAVGLVSGDPDAVVEHVHLAVDAVPDTAREAVALGADLLVTHHPLLLRGVTTIDESTYKGSVLATLVRGGCALLAAHTNADVVTTGTSAVLADRIGLVDQRPLEPAADGATGIGRVGVLTEPTSLGALARRIVDVLPATATGVRVSGEYDRPVRTVALCAGAGDAYLGNAAVRGADVYVTSDLRHHPASEFREQAMVSDGPALVDTSHWATEWLWLDVAADQLRTAAGVRVTVSDLRTDPWDFAVLPSAPNEGA comes from the coding sequence ATGCCGACGCTCCGAGAACTGCAGTCCGTCGTCGAGTCCCTGTGGCCGGCGGCCGGGGCGGAGTCCTGGGACGCCGTCGGGCTCGTCTCCGGTGACCCGGACGCCGTCGTCGAGCACGTGCACCTCGCGGTCGACGCCGTCCCGGACACCGCGCGCGAAGCCGTCGCCCTCGGTGCCGACCTGCTCGTCACGCACCACCCGCTGCTCCTGCGGGGGGTGACGACCATCGACGAGTCCACCTACAAGGGCAGCGTGCTGGCCACCCTCGTCCGCGGTGGGTGCGCGCTCCTCGCCGCGCACACGAACGCCGACGTCGTGACGACCGGCACCTCCGCCGTGCTCGCCGACCGCATCGGGCTCGTCGACCAGCGGCCGCTCGAACCCGCGGCCGACGGTGCGACCGGCATCGGTCGTGTCGGGGTGCTCACCGAGCCGACGTCCCTCGGTGCCCTCGCGCGGCGCATCGTGGACGTCCTGCCCGCGACGGCGACCGGGGTCCGGGTGTCGGGGGAGTACGACCGGCCCGTTCGCACCGTCGCCCTGTGCGCCGGTGCCGGGGACGCGTACCTGGGCAACGCCGCCGTGCGGGGAGCCGACGTGTACGTCACGAGCGACCTCCGCCACCACCCGGCCTCCGAGTTCCGGGAGCAGGCGATGGTGTCCGACGGCCCGGCGCTCGTCGACACGTCGCACTGGGCCACCGAGTGGCTCTGGCTCGACGTCGCCGCCGACCAGCTCCGCACCGCCGCCGGGGTCCGCGTGACCGTCAGCGACCTCCGAACCGACCCGTGGGACTTCGCCGTCCTGCCATCCGCACCCAACGAAGGAGCCTGA